One segment of Streptomyces sp. NA02950 DNA contains the following:
- a CDS encoding ABC-F family ATP-binding cassette domain-containing protein, whose amino-acid sequence MTATLVAKDLAAGHGDRTLFSGLDLVVAPGEVIGLVGVNGAGKSTLLRLLAGLTDAEHGAVRLSPPHATVGHLPQEPERRPEETVRAFLARRTGVAAAQAELDAATQALVDSAPGADDAYAVALERWLGLGAADLEERSDEVAGSLGLDISLDRPMTALSGGQAARAGLASLLLSRYDVFLLDEPTNDLDLDGLGRLESFVTGLRAGTVLVSHDREFLTRTVDKVLELDLAQQQVNLYGGGYAAYLEERETARRHARERYEEYADTRSSLEARARTQRAWMEKGVKNARRKAPDGDKIGRNARVEATEKQAAKARQTDRLIERLEVVDEPRKEWELRMEIAAAPRAGAVVATLRGAEVRRGDFRFGPVDLQIDWADRVAVTGANGSGKSTLLAALLGRLRLDAGAAALGPGVVVGEVDQARALFFGGESLLDAFGAAVPELEPAAVRTLLAKFGLKAAHVLRPAATLSPGERTRSALALLQARGVNLLVLDEPTNHLDLAAIEQLESALATYPGTLLLVTHDRRMLDAVHTTRRLLVADGRVTEA is encoded by the coding sequence ATGACTGCCACACTCGTCGCCAAGGACCTCGCCGCGGGCCACGGCGACCGCACCCTCTTCTCCGGCCTCGATCTCGTCGTCGCCCCCGGCGAGGTCATCGGACTCGTCGGGGTCAACGGCGCCGGGAAGTCCACCCTGCTGCGGCTGCTGGCCGGGCTCACCGACGCCGAGCACGGCGCGGTGCGTCTCAGCCCGCCGCACGCGACCGTCGGCCATCTGCCGCAGGAGCCCGAGCGGCGCCCGGAGGAGACCGTGCGGGCCTTCCTGGCCCGCCGCACCGGGGTCGCCGCCGCTCAGGCCGAACTCGACGCCGCCACCCAGGCACTGGTCGACAGCGCGCCCGGCGCGGACGACGCGTACGCCGTCGCCCTCGAGCGCTGGCTCGGGCTCGGCGCCGCCGACCTCGAGGAGCGCTCGGACGAGGTCGCCGGCTCGCTCGGGCTCGACATCTCCCTGGACCGGCCCATGACCGCCCTCTCGGGCGGGCAGGCCGCCCGCGCCGGACTCGCCTCGCTGCTGCTCAGCCGGTACGACGTCTTCCTGCTCGACGAGCCGACGAACGACCTCGACCTCGACGGGCTGGGGCGGCTGGAGAGCTTCGTCACCGGGCTGCGCGCCGGGACGGTGCTGGTCAGCCATGACCGCGAATTCCTCACCCGCACCGTCGACAAGGTCCTGGAACTCGACCTCGCCCAGCAGCAGGTGAACCTCTACGGCGGTGGCTACGCCGCCTATCTGGAGGAGCGCGAGACCGCCCGGCGGCACGCCCGCGAGCGCTACGAGGAATACGCGGACACCCGCTCCTCCCTGGAGGCACGGGCCCGGACCCAGCGCGCCTGGATGGAGAAGGGCGTCAAGAACGCCCGCCGCAAGGCCCCCGACGGCGACAAGATCGGGCGGAACGCCCGCGTCGAAGCCACCGAGAAGCAGGCCGCCAAGGCGCGTCAGACCGACCGGCTCATCGAGCGGCTGGAGGTGGTCGATGAGCCGCGCAAGGAGTGGGAGCTGCGGATGGAGATCGCCGCGGCACCGCGTGCGGGCGCGGTCGTGGCGACCCTGCGCGGGGCCGAGGTGCGGCGCGGCGACTTCCGCTTCGGCCCGGTCGACCTCCAGATCGATTGGGCGGACCGGGTCGCGGTGACCGGTGCGAACGGCTCCGGCAAGTCGACCCTGCTGGCCGCGCTGCTCGGCCGACTCCGGCTGGACGCGGGGGCCGCGGCGCTCGGCCCCGGTGTGGTGGTCGGCGAGGTCGACCAGGCCCGCGCGCTCTTCTTCGGCGGCGAATCCCTGCTGGACGCGTTCGGCGCGGCGGTGCCGGAGCTGGAGCCCGCGGCCGTACGGACCCTGCTGGCCAAGTTCGGTCTGAAGGCCGCCCATGTGCTGCGGCCCGCCGCCACGCTCTCCCCCGGGGAGCGGACGCGCTCGGCGCTGGCCCTGCTCCAGGCCCGCGGGGTCAATCTGCTGGTGCTGGACGAGCCCACCAACCACCTGGATCTGGCCGCGATCGAGCAGCTGGAGTCGGCGCTGGCCACCTACCCCGGCACTCTGCTCCTGGTCACCCATGACCGCCGGATGCTCGACGCGGTCCACACCACCCGCCGCCTCCTGGTGGCGGACGGCCGGGTCACCGAGGCGTAG
- a CDS encoding Tex family protein codes for MTTSIEGRIAEELGVRERQVKAAVELLDGGSTVPFIARYRKEATEMLDDAQLRSLEERLRYLRELEERRTAILESVRSQGKLDEALEAQILAADSKARLEDIYLPFKPKRRTKAQIAREAGLEPLADGLLGDPSVEPTAAAAAFVDAEKGVADPAAALEGARAILTERFGEDADLIGELRERMWERGRVATKVRAGKEEAGAKFADYFDFAEPFTELPSHRVLAMFRGEKEEVLDLTLEPEEPSAAERPGPSSYEGSIAQRFGIADRGRPADPWLLETVRWAWRTRVLVHLGIDLRLRLRQAAEDEAVRVFAANLRDLLLAAPAGTRATMGLDPGFRTGVKVAVVDATGKVAATDTIYPHVPRNQWDESLAKLARLAREHSVELVAIGNGTASRETDKLAGELCAKHPELKLTKVMVSEAGASVYSASAFASQELPDLDVSLRGAVSIARRLQDPLAELVKIDPKSIGVGQYQHDLSEVKLSRSLDAVVEDCVNGVGVDVNTASAPLLSRVSGIGAGLAENIVAHRDANGPFRSRTALKDVARLGPKAYEQCAGFLRIRGGDDPLDASSVHPEAYPVVRRMVTSAGSEVTSLIGNTAVLRSFRPDDFVDDAFGLPTVTDILKELEKPGRDPRPAFKTATFKEGVEKIGDLASGMVLEGVVTNVAAFGAFVDVGVHQDGLVHVSAMSKTFVKDPRDVVKPGDIVRVKVLDVDIPRKRISLTLRLDDEAGGASGGGGGRDRDRGRSDSGRGSRGGGNRRSAPQQRQGGRGGGRDAAPANGAMADALRRAGLLDPKRR; via the coding sequence GTGACGACGTCCATCGAAGGCAGGATCGCCGAAGAACTCGGCGTACGGGAACGGCAGGTCAAAGCCGCCGTCGAGCTGCTCGACGGCGGCTCTACCGTGCCGTTCATCGCGCGCTACCGCAAGGAAGCGACGGAGATGCTCGACGATGCGCAGCTGCGCTCCCTCGAGGAGCGGCTGCGCTATCTGCGGGAGCTGGAGGAGCGGCGCACCGCGATCCTCGAATCGGTGCGGTCCCAGGGCAAGCTGGACGAGGCCCTGGAGGCGCAGATCCTCGCCGCCGACTCCAAGGCGCGGCTGGAGGACATCTACCTCCCGTTCAAGCCCAAGCGCCGCACCAAGGCGCAGATCGCCCGCGAAGCGGGTCTCGAGCCGCTGGCCGACGGGCTGCTGGGCGATCCGTCCGTGGAGCCCACCGCCGCCGCGGCCGCCTTCGTGGACGCCGAGAAGGGCGTCGCGGACCCGGCCGCCGCGCTGGAAGGCGCGCGGGCCATCCTCACCGAGCGGTTCGGGGAGGACGCGGACCTCATCGGTGAGCTGCGCGAGCGGATGTGGGAGCGCGGCCGGGTCGCCACCAAGGTGCGGGCCGGCAAGGAGGAGGCGGGCGCCAAGTTCGCCGACTACTTCGACTTCGCCGAGCCGTTCACCGAGTTGCCCTCGCACCGGGTGCTGGCGATGTTCCGCGGTGAGAAGGAGGAGGTCCTCGACCTCACCCTGGAGCCGGAGGAGCCCTCGGCCGCCGAGCGGCCCGGCCCCTCCTCGTACGAGGGGTCCATCGCCCAGCGCTTCGGCATCGCGGACCGCGGCCGTCCGGCCGACCCGTGGCTGCTCGAGACGGTCCGCTGGGCCTGGCGCACCCGGGTGCTGGTCCACCTCGGCATCGATCTGCGGCTGCGGCTGCGGCAGGCCGCCGAGGACGAGGCGGTGCGCGTCTTCGCGGCCAATCTGCGCGATCTGCTGCTCGCCGCCCCGGCGGGCACCCGCGCCACGATGGGTCTGGACCCCGGCTTCCGCACCGGTGTGAAGGTGGCCGTCGTGGACGCCACCGGCAAGGTGGCCGCCACCGACACCATCTACCCGCACGTCCCCCGCAACCAGTGGGACGAGTCCCTGGCCAAGCTGGCCCGGCTGGCGCGTGAGCACAGTGTCGAGCTGGTCGCGATCGGCAATGGCACCGCCTCCCGCGAGACCGACAAGCTGGCGGGCGAGCTGTGCGCCAAGCACCCCGAGCTGAAGCTCACCAAGGTGATGGTCTCGGAGGCGGGCGCCTCCGTGTACTCGGCCTCGGCCTTCGCCTCCCAGGAGCTGCCGGACCTCGATGTCTCGCTGCGTGGCGCGGTGTCCATCGCCCGTCGCCTCCAGGACCCGCTGGCCGAGCTGGTGAAGATCGACCCCAAGTCGATCGGTGTCGGCCAGTACCAGCACGACCTGTCCGAGGTGAAGCTCTCGCGCTCGCTCGACGCGGTGGTCGAGGACTGTGTGAACGGCGTCGGGGTGGACGTCAACACGGCCTCCGCCCCGCTGCTCAGCCGGGTCTCCGGGATCGGCGCCGGGCTCGCCGAGAACATCGTCGCCCACCGCGACGCCAACGGCCCGTTCCGCAGCCGCACCGCCCTCAAGGACGTGGCCCGGCTCGGCCCCAAGGCGTACGAGCAGTGCGCGGGCTTCCTGCGGATCCGCGGCGGCGACGACCCGCTGGACGCGTCGAGCGTGCACCCCGAGGCGTATCCGGTGGTGCGTCGGATGGTCACCTCGGCGGGCAGCGAGGTGACCTCGCTGATCGGCAACACGGCGGTGCTGCGCAGCTTCCGCCCGGACGACTTCGTGGACGACGCCTTCGGTCTGCCGACGGTCACGGACATCCTCAAGGAGCTGGAGAAGCCGGGCCGCGACCCGCGACCAGCCTTCAAGACCGCCACGTTCAAGGAGGGCGTCGAGAAGATCGGCGACCTCGCGTCCGGGATGGTCCTGGAGGGCGTGGTGACGAACGTGGCGGCGTTCGGCGCGTTCGTGGACGTGGGCGTCCACCAGGACGGCCTGGTGCATGTGTCCGCGATGTCCAAGACCTTCGTCAAGGACCCGCGGGACGTGGTGAAGCCGGGTGACATCGTGCGGGTGAAGGTCCTGGACGTGGACATCCCGCGCAAGCGGATCTCGCTGACGCTCCGGCTGGACGACGAGGCGGGCGGCGCGTCCGGTGGCGGCGGTGGCCGTGACCGTGACCGCGGCCGCTCGGACAGCGGCCGCGGGTCGCGCGGCGGCGGCAACCGCCGGAGCGCCCCGCAGCAGCGCCAGGGCGGCCGTGGCGGCGGCCGCGACGCGGCCCCGGCGAACGGCGCGATGGCCGACGCCCTGCGGCGGGCGGGCCTGCTGGACCCGAAGCGGCGCTAG
- a CDS encoding LPFR motif small protein: MLRAIADVFRAIGSTLAAVVTLPFRAVARLFGGASDTARGGRHHHV; encoded by the coding sequence GTGCTCCGCGCCATCGCTGACGTGTTCCGCGCCATCGGCTCCACCCTGGCCGCCGTGGTGACGCTTCCCTTCCGGGCCGTGGCCCGCCTCTTCGGCGGTGCCTCGGACACCGCGCGCGGCGGACGCCACCACCACGTCTGA
- the idi gene encoding isopentenyl-diphosphate Delta-isomerase encodes MPITPPNGRSAETTAPPAPSGSTEPIMLELVGEDGTTIGTAEKLSAHLPPGRLHRAFSVFLFDEAGRLLLQRRALGKYHSPGVWSNTCCGHPYPGEPPFVAAARRTGEELGIAPALLREAGTVRYNHPDPASGLVEQEYNHLFAGLVRAVPRPDPLEIGETAFVTPDQLARLRADHPFSAWFPTVLDAARPVIRELTGAAAGW; translated from the coding sequence ATGCCGATCACACCGCCCAACGGCCGCTCCGCCGAGACCACAGCGCCCCCCGCGCCGAGCGGCTCCACCGAGCCGATCATGCTCGAGCTGGTCGGCGAGGACGGCACGACGATCGGCACCGCGGAGAAGCTCTCCGCGCACCTGCCCCCGGGCCGGCTGCACCGGGCGTTCTCGGTCTTCCTCTTCGACGAGGCCGGGCGGCTGCTGCTCCAGCGGCGGGCGCTGGGCAAGTACCACTCCCCCGGTGTCTGGTCCAACACCTGCTGCGGCCACCCCTACCCCGGTGAGCCGCCGTTCGTGGCGGCGGCCCGGCGCACCGGTGAGGAGCTCGGCATCGCGCCCGCGCTGCTGCGCGAGGCGGGCACGGTCCGCTACAACCACCCGGATCCGGCCTCCGGCCTGGTCGAGCAGGAGTACAACCACCTCTTCGCGGGACTGGTCCGGGCGGTTCCCCGTCCGGACCCGCTGGAGATCGGCGAGACCGCCTTCGTCACCCCGGATCAGCTGGCGCGGCTGCGCGCGGACCATCCGTTCTCGGCCTGGTTCCCGACCGTGCTGGACGCGGCCCGGCCGGTGATCCGCGAGCTCACCGGGGCGGCCGCGGGCTGGTAG
- a CDS encoding cation diffusion facilitator family transporter has protein sequence MGAGHDHGRGLTTAGAAHRWRLRIALAITLAVMAVEVVGGLLANSLALLADAGHMATDALGLAMALLAIHFAGRPPSPRRTYGYARAEILAALGNCLLLFGVGGYILYEAVLRFLHPASTDGGLTVVFGAVGLAANAVSLGLLLGGRRESLNVRGAYLEVLADALGSVAVLVSAGIILATGWRTADPIASLLIALMIVPRTFKLLRDTLNVLLEAAPRDVDMDAVRAHILALPGVEGLHDLHVWTITSGMPVLSAHVVVDRRALGAVGHENMLHALQGCLGQHFDVGHCTFQLEPGGHADHEAKLCH, from the coding sequence ATGGGCGCGGGTCACGACCACGGCCGCGGCCTCACCACCGCGGGCGCCGCCCACCGGTGGCGGCTGCGGATCGCGCTGGCCATCACCCTGGCGGTGATGGCCGTGGAGGTCGTCGGCGGTCTGCTCGCGAACTCGCTCGCGCTGCTGGCGGACGCCGGGCACATGGCGACGGACGCGCTCGGTCTTGCGATGGCGCTGCTGGCGATCCACTTCGCGGGGCGGCCGCCGAGCCCGCGCCGTACCTACGGCTATGCCCGCGCGGAGATCCTGGCCGCGCTCGGCAACTGTCTGCTGCTGTTCGGCGTCGGCGGCTACATCCTCTACGAGGCGGTGCTGCGGTTCCTGCACCCCGCGTCCACCGACGGCGGGCTGACGGTCGTCTTCGGCGCCGTCGGCCTGGCCGCGAACGCGGTGTCGCTGGGGCTGCTGCTCGGCGGGCGGCGGGAGAGCCTGAACGTCCGCGGCGCCTATCTGGAGGTGCTGGCGGACGCGCTGGGCTCGGTGGCGGTCCTGGTGTCGGCCGGGATCATCCTGGCCACCGGCTGGCGGACGGCCGATCCGATCGCCTCGCTGCTGATCGCGCTCATGATCGTGCCGCGCACCTTCAAACTGCTGCGGGACACGCTGAACGTCCTGCTGGAGGCGGCACCGCGGGACGTCGACATGGACGCGGTCCGCGCCCATATCCTCGCCCTCCCCGGTGTCGAGGGGCTGCACGATCTGCACGTGTGGACCATCACCTCGGGGATGCCGGTGCTCTCCGCCCATGTGGTGGTGGACCGCAGGGCGCTCGGTGCGGTGGGTCACGAGAACATGCTGCACGCCCTCCAGGGCTGTCTGGGGCAGCATTTCGACGTCGGGCACTGCACGTTCCAGCTGGAACCGGGCGGGCATGCTGACCACGAAGCCAAGCTGTGCCATTGA
- a CDS encoding ATP-binding protein — MEIVGRVPSEQGHAPPHRPPVYDGVWRFTAPALDSSVPQARHAVRDLLARQRVPVHGELVPNLLLIVSELVTNAVRHAALLSPEIAVEVSIGQDWVRVAVEDNHPYRPVALAADQGGTGGRGLLLVQAIAEEAGGSYDVDHTANGGKAVWAALPLVTLGTATSPRPPR; from the coding sequence ATGGAGATCGTCGGAAGAGTCCCCTCGGAACAGGGACACGCGCCACCTCACAGACCCCCCGTCTACGACGGGGTGTGGCGGTTCACGGCCCCGGCTCTCGACTCCTCCGTACCGCAGGCCCGGCACGCGGTGCGCGATCTGCTGGCCCGTCAGCGGGTGCCCGTCCACGGCGAACTGGTGCCCAATCTGCTGCTGATCGTCTCCGAGCTGGTCACCAACGCGGTCCGGCACGCCGCGCTGCTCTCCCCGGAGATCGCCGTCGAGGTGTCCATCGGGCAGGACTGGGTCCGCGTCGCCGTCGAGGACAACCATCCGTACCGCCCGGTGGCGCTGGCGGCGGACCAGGGCGGCACCGGCGGGCGCGGGCTGCTGCTGGTCCAGGCGATCGCCGAGGAAGCGGGCGGGAGCTACGACGTGGACCACACCGCAAACGGCGGCAAGGCGGTCTGGGCCGCCCTGCCGCTGGTCACCCTCGGGACCGCTACCAGCCCGCGGCCGCCCCGGTGA
- a CDS encoding enoyl-CoA hydratase/isomerase family protein encodes MEPCLHHHIADGIATVVISNPAKRNAMTPGMWHALPPLLTRLAADPAVRALVLTGDGDTFCAGADIGALSTTFEETTGAALPAEEALAAFPKPTLAAVRGYCVGGGCQLAAACDLRFAEEGTLFGITPAKLGIVYSPGSTRRLVELIGPATAKYLLFSGELIDTERALRTGLVDEVLPVGGLDKRVTEFAQVLISRSQLTQAAAKEFAAGPADPERVAYWREQSLTSGEAEEGVAAFLARRAPRFRWSPPAG; translated from the coding sequence ATGGAGCCCTGTCTGCACCACCACATCGCCGATGGCATAGCGACCGTCGTCATCAGCAACCCCGCCAAGCGCAATGCGATGACCCCCGGCATGTGGCACGCCCTGCCCCCGCTGCTGACCCGGCTCGCCGCCGACCCGGCCGTACGGGCGCTGGTGCTCACCGGCGACGGGGACACCTTCTGCGCGGGCGCGGACATCGGTGCGCTCAGCACGACCTTCGAGGAGACCACCGGGGCCGCGCTGCCCGCCGAGGAGGCCCTCGCCGCCTTCCCCAAGCCCACCCTCGCCGCCGTGCGCGGCTACTGCGTGGGCGGCGGCTGCCAGCTGGCGGCCGCCTGCGATCTGCGGTTCGCGGAGGAGGGCACGCTGTTCGGGATCACCCCGGCCAAGCTGGGGATCGTGTACTCCCCCGGCTCCACCCGACGGCTGGTGGAGCTGATCGGACCGGCGACGGCGAAGTACCTGCTGTTCTCGGGCGAGCTGATCGACACCGAGCGGGCGCTGCGCACCGGACTGGTGGACGAGGTCCTTCCGGTGGGCGGGCTGGACAAGCGGGTGACCGAGTTCGCCCAGGTACTGATCTCGCGGTCACAGCTCACCCAGGCGGCGGCGAAGGAGTTCGCGGCCGGTCCGGCGGATCCGGAGCGGGTGGCGTACTGGCGGGAGCAGTCGTTGACGAGCGGTGAGGCCGAGGAGGGCGTGGCCGCCTTCCTCGCCCGCCGCGCCCCCCGTTTCCGCTGGTCGCCCCCAGCGGGATGA